A genomic window from Vitis riparia cultivar Riparia Gloire de Montpellier isolate 1030 chromosome 18, EGFV_Vit.rip_1.0, whole genome shotgun sequence includes:
- the LOC117906571 gene encoding disease resistance protein RPV1-like isoform X5: MASSSSLKASSSTSNCDGYNYHVFLSFRGEDTRQTFTGHLYANLVARGIHTFRDDEELEKGGDIASDLSRAIKESKIFIIIFSKHFADSKWCLNELVKIIDCMTEKKVVLPVFYHVEPRDVRNQKGSFEDAFSKHAEGADQEKKKTIETWKNALKTAANLSGYHLQNQSEAEFIKRICEDIVTKLNRTPLYMGDNIVGMDFHLKQLKSLIKVEIDEVLMVGIYGIGGIGKTTISKAIYNDISSQFDGSSFLGNVGGKCENDLLKLQKTLLQDILKCERPKFNDINQGITVIKERLRSKRVLIVLDDVDKYMQLENLAGKYGWYGAKSIIIITTKEKYLLEQYEVNVFYEVQKLNHEKSTELFNWWAFKQNTPKTGFESLSNSVVEYADGLPIALKVLGVSLFKKSTEEWESELQKLQEMPNKDVQSVLKVSYDKLDGREKGVFLDIACFFRGKDKNFVSRILGSVAEAVIRNLEDRCLITISENILDMHDLLQQMGRAVVRQEPGKMSRLWDPKDVESVLTRNTGTKAIEGLFVKVSTLNQIQFPANFFAKMRSLRLLKVYDMIVGDLDDFVVDLPKDFEIPSFELRYLHFEGYPLQFLPRNFHAKNLVELDLIGSSIKQLWKENEILDKLKVIDLSYSKDLVEIPNFSSVPNLEILILQGCTRLQSLPRNFHKLEHLRSLSCADCSELKSFPEIKGNMSKLRELNLSGTAIIEVPSSIGRLKALQHLDLSYCKSLRSLSESICNLSSLETLILVGCSNLKGFPEIKDMENLKRLDLSFTGIEELPSSIGHLKALKHLNLKCCTELVSLLDSICNLSSLKTLILEGCSNLKGFPEIKDMANLKRLDLGRTCIEELPSSIGRLKALQHLDLSYCKSLRSLSESICNLSSLETLILAGCSNLKGFPEIKDDMENLKRLDLGETGIEELPSSIGRLKALQHLDLKCCTELVSLPDSICNLSSLETLILAGCSNLKGFPEIKYDMENLKRLDLDRTGIEELPSSIGCLKALQHLDLSYCKSLRSLSESICNLSSLETLILAGCSNLKGFPEIKYDMENLKRLDLDRTGIEELPSSIGCLKALQHLDLSYCKSLRSLSESICNLSSLETLILAGCSNLKGFPEIKDDMENLKRLDLTETGIEELPFSIGRLKALQHLDLSFCKSLRSLLESICNLSSLETLILVGCSNLKGFPEIKYDMENLKRPDLGRTGIEELPSSIGHLKALKHLDLSWCQNLVNLPESICNLSSLKTLILAGCSNLKGFPEIKDDMENLKRLDLGETGIEELPSSIGHLKALQHLDLSRCKSLRSLPESICNLSSLETLILERCSNLKGFPEIKDDMENLKRLDLGETGIEELPSSIGRLKALQHLDLKCCTELVSLPDSICNLSSLKALDVQECPKLERVEVNLVGSLYLTCWILNQSVIWSSGGDQRVAEVEGEVLNHHVSSLSSLVESCTRDYRDISGDSFHLSALQVLSVGNFSPIQRRILSDIFRQSSLASVSLRNCNLMEEGIPSGFWNLSSLVNLSLSNCSLTEGEILNRICHISSLQNLSLDGNHFSSIPANIIQLSKLRSLCLNHCLKLLQIPELPPSLRVLDVQDCPCLETLSSPSSLLGLSLFKCFESAIEDYDGRFYCQEKVEILMPGNNGIPEWISHKKKGSEIVVELPENWWEDNNFLGFALCSVLEYEEIFEFYFEYYFELTFHHFYPDGNLSESKFRDRGVFSRRRCCNGGESNGVLVAFYPKVAIKNKGWSNEWRHMKASFHGKREKVEECGLHLIYKKQRFQCHQPLASVIE; encoded by the exons ATGGCTTCTAGCAGCTCCTTGAAAGCGTCGTCTTCCACTTCTAATTGTGATGGTTATAATTATCATGtgttcttgagttttagaggtGAAGACACCCGCCAGACTTTCACTGGTCATCTTTATGCTAATTTGGTTGCACGTGGAATTCACACCTTCAGAGATGATGAAGAACTTGAGAAAGGAGGAGATATCGCATCAGATCTCTCGAGAGCTATCAAAGAATcaaagatttttattattattttctcaaaacactTTGCTGACTCCAAGTGGTGTTTGAATGAACTGGTAAAGATCATCGATTGTATGACAGAAAAGAAAGTGGTTTTGCCGGTTTTCTACCATGTGGAGCCAAGAGATGTACGAAATCAAAAAGGAAGTTTTGAAGATGCATTTTCGAAGCATGCAGAAGGTGCAGAtcaagagaagaagaagacaatAGAAACGTGGAAGAATGCCTTGAAGACAGCAGCCAACCTATCTGGATATCATCTGCAAAATCA ATCTGAGGCAGAGTTTATTAAAAGGATTTGTGAAGATATCGTTACAAAATTGAATCGTACGCCTTTATATATGGGCGACAACATAGTTGGAATGGACTTTCATTTGAAGCAGTTAAAATCACTTATAAAAGTTGAAATCGATGAGGTTCTCATGGTTGGTATCTATGGGATTGGTGGAATTGGCAAAACTACCATCTCTAAGGCTATTTATAATGATATCTCGTCTCAATTTGATGGTAGTAGCTTTCTTGGAAATGTTGGGGGGAAATGTGAAAATGATCTACTTAAATTACAAAAGACACTTCTTCAAGATATCTTAAAGTGTGAAAGGCCAAAATTCAATGATATTAACCAAGGAATCACTGTGATAAAGGAAAGGCTTCGATCGAAAAGAGTCCTTATTGTTCTCGATGATGTGGACAAGTACATGCAATTAGAAAACTTGGCCGGAAAATATGGTTGGTATGGTGCAAAAAGTATAATCATCATAACAACTAAAGAGAAATATTTGTTAGAACAATATGAAGTAAATGTATTTTATGAAGTACAAAAATTGAATCATGAAAAATCTACTGAGCTTTTCAATTGGTGGGCCTTCAAGCAAAATACTCCCAAAACTGGATTTGAAAGCCTTTCAAATAGTGTAGTGGAGTATGCTGATGGCCTTCCAATAGCACTTAAAGTTTTGGGTGTTTCTCTCTTTAAGAAGTCAACAGAGGAATGGGAAAGTGAATTGCAGAAACTACAAGAAATGCCTAACAAAGACGTCCAAAGTGTGCTTAAAGTAAGTTATGATAAATTGGATGGTAGAGAAAAAGGGGTATTCTTGGATATTGCATGTTTTTTTAgaggaaaagacaaaaattttgtttcaagaaTATTAGGAAGTGTTGCAGAGGCTGTAATAAGAAATCTGGAAGATAGATGTCTCATTACTATTTCAGAAAACATTTTAGATATGCATGATTTATTACAACAAATGGGTCGGGCAGTTGTTCGTCAAGAGCCTGGAAAAATGAGTAGACTTTGGGATCCTAAAGATGTTGAGAGCGTGTTAACAAGAAATACG ggGACTAAAGCAATTGAAGGACTATTTGTAAAAGTTTCTACATTAAACCAAATACAATTTCCTGCAAATTTTTTCGCGAAGATGAGAAGTCTTAGATTGCTCAAAGTCTATGATATGATTGTGGGTGATTTGGATGATTTTGTGGTGGACCTTCCCAAGGATTTTGAAATTCCTTCCTTTGAGTTAAGATATCTCCATTTTGAGGGATACCCTTTACAATTCTTACCAAGGAATTTTCATGCAAAGAATCTTGTAGAACTTGATTTAATCGGTAGTAGCATAAAACAACTTTGGAAAGAGAATGag attCTTGACAAGTTGAAAGTCATCGACCTTAGTTATTCAAAGGATCTCGTTGAAATCCCAAACTTTTCGAGTGTACCAAATTTGGAGATTCTAATTCTACAAG GGTGCACAAGACTTCAGAGTCTTCCAAGGAATTTTCATAAATTGGAACATCTTCGAAGTCTCTCTTGTGCGGACTGTTCAGAGCTAAAGAGTTTTCCGGAAATCAAGGGAAATATGAGCAAACTAAGAGAGCTTAATTTAAGTGGAACGGCTATTATAGAAGTACCATCCTCAATTGGACGTCTAAAGGCTCTTCAACACCTAGATTTGTCTTATTGCAAAAGCCTAAGAAGTCTTTCGGAGAGCATTTGCAATTTGAGCTCTCTTGAAACTCTCATCTTGGTAGGGTGTTCAAATTTAAAGGGCTTTCCAGAAATCAAAGATATGGAAAATCTAAAAAGGCTTGATTTGAGTTTTACAGGTATAGAAGAGCTTCCATCCTCAATTGGACATCTAAAG GCTCTTAAACActtgaatttgaaatgttgTACAGAGCTTGTGAGTCTTCTGGATAGCATTTGCAATTTGAGCTCTCTTAAAACTCTCATCTTGGAGGGGTGTTCAAATTTAAAGGGCTTTCCAGAAATCAAAGATATGGCAAATCTAAAAAGGCTTGATTTGGGTAGAACATGTATAGAAGAGCTTCCATCCTCAATTGGACGTCTAAAGGCTCTTCAACACCTAGATTTGTCTTATTGCAAAAGCCTAAGAAGTCTTTCGGAGAGCATTTGCAATTTGAGCTCTCTTGAAACTCTCATCTTGGCGGGGTGTTCAAATTTAAAGGGCTTTCCAGAAATCAAAGATGATATGGAAAATCTAAAAAGGCTTGATTTGGGGGAAACAGGTATAGAAGAGCTTCCATCCTCAATTGGACGTCTAAAGGCTCTTCAACACCTAGATTTGAAATGTTGTACAGAGCTTGTGAGTCTTCCGGATAGCATTTGCAATTTGAGCTCTCTTGAAACTCTCATCTTGGCAGGGTGTTCAAATTTAAAGGGCTTTccagaaatcaaatatgatatgGAAAATCTAAAAAGGCTTGATTTGGATAGAACAGGTATAGAAGAGCTTCCATCCTCAATTGGATGTCTAAAGGCTCTTCAACACCTAGATTTGTCTTATTGCAAAAGCCTAAGAAGTCTTTCGGAGAGCATTTGCAATTTGAGCTCTCTTGAAACTCTCATCTTGGCAGGGTGTTCAAATTTAAAGGGCTTTccagaaatcaaatatgatatgGAAAATCTAAAAAGGCTTGATTTGGATAGAACAGGTATAGAAGAGCTTCCATCCTCAATTGGATGTCTAAAGGCTCTTCAACACCTAGATTTGTCTTATTGCAAAAGCCTAAGAAGTCTTTCGGAGAGCATTTGCAATTTGAGCTCTCTTGAAACTCTCATCTTGGCGGGGTGTTCAAATTTAAAGGGCTTTCCAGAAATCAAAGATGATATGGAAAATCTAAAAAGGCTTGATTTGACGGAAACAGGTATAGAAGAGCTTCCCTTCTCAATTGGACGTCTAAAGGCTCTTCAACACCTAGATTTGTCTTTTTGCAAAAGCCTAAGAAGTCTTTTGGAGAGCATTTGCAATTTGAGCTCTCTTGAAACTCTCATCTTGGTGGGGTGTTCAAATTTAAAGGGCTTTccagaaatcaaatatgatatgGAAAATCTAAAAAGGCCTGATTTGGGTAGAACAG GTATAGAAGAGCTTCCATCCTCAATTGGACATCTAAAGGCTCTTAAACACCTTGATTTGTCATGGTGCCAAAACCTTGTGAATCTTCCGGAGAGCATTTGCAATTTGAGCTCTCTTAAAACTCTCATCTTGGCGGGTTGTTCAAATTTAAAGGGCTTTCCAGAAATCAAAGATGATATGGAAAATCTAAAAAGGCTTGATTTGGGGGAAACAGGTATAGAAGAGCTTCCATCCTCAATTGGACATCTAAAGGCTCTTCAACACCTAGATTTGTCAAGGTGCAAAAGCCTAAGGAGTCTTCCGGAGAGCATTTGCAATTTGAGCTCTCTTGAAACTCTCATCTTGGAGAGGTGTTCAAATTTAAAGGGCTTTCCAGAAATCAAAGATGATATGGAAAATCTAAAAAGGCTTGATTTGGGGGAAACAGGTATAGAAGAGCTTCCATCCTCAATTGGACGTCTAAAGGCTCTTCAACACCTAGATTTGAAATGTTGTACAGAGCTTGTGAGTCTTCCGGATAGCATTTGCAATTTGAGCTCTCTTAAAGCACTTGATGTCCAGGAATGTCCAAAACTGGAGAGAGTGGAGGTGAACCTAGTGGGATCTTTGTATCTAACTTGTTGGATTCTAAACCAAAGTGTAATCTGGTCGAGCGGTGGTGATCAACGGGTCGCCGAAGTGGAAGGAGAGGTCCTTAACCATCATGTTTCCTCCCTGTCATCACTGGTAGAATCATGTACAAGAGACTACAGAGACATCTCCGGTGATAGTTTCCACCTATCTGCACTGCAAGTATTATCCGTAGGTAACTTCAGTCCAATTCAAAGAAGAATCCTCAGTGATATTTTCCGCCAATCTTCATTGGCAAGTGTATCTCTTCGTAACTGCAATCTAATGGAAGAAGGAATCCCTAGTGGTTTTTGGAACCTATCTTCACTGGTAAATTTATCTCTAAGTAACTGCAGTCTAACGGAAGGAGAGATCCTCAATCGTATTTGCCATATTTCATCATTGCAAAACTTATCTCTGGATGGGAACCATTTTAGTAGCATACCTGCCAACATCATTCAGCTTTCTAAACTGAGAAGCCTCTGCTTGAATCACTGCCTGAAGCTTCTACAAATTCCAGAGCTTCCACCAAGTTTACGAGTTCTTGATGTCCAGGACTGCCCATGCCTGGAAACTTTATCAAGTCCCTCAAGTTTACTTGGTTTATCCTTGTTCAAGTGCTTCGAATCAGCAATTGAG GACTATGACGGCAGGTTCTATTGCCAGGAGAAAGTCGAAATTTTAATGCCTGGAAATAATGGAATTCCGGAGTGGATAAGCCATAAGAAAAAAGGATCTGAAATAGTAGTAGAGCTTCCCGAGAATTGGTGGGAGGATAACAACTTTTTGGGATTTGCCTTATGCTCTGTTTTAGAATATgaagaaatttttgaattttattttgaatattattttgaattgacCTTCCATCATTTTTATCCGGATGGTAACTTATCTGAATCCAAGTTCCGGGATCGAGGCGTGTTTAGCCGTAGACGTTGCTGTAATGGTGGTGAATCAAATGGAGTCTTGGTGGCATTTTATCCTAAGGTTGCTATTAAGAATAAGGGTTGGTCAAATGAATGGAGACATATGAAGGCTTCATTTCATGGTAAACGAGAGAAAGTGGAAGAGTGTGGGCTTcatcttatatataaaaaacagAGATTCCAATGCCACCAACCATTGGCCTCGGTTATTGAGTGA
- the LOC117906571 gene encoding disease resistance protein RPV1-like isoform X14, with the protein MASSSSLKASSSTSNCDGYNYHVFLSFRGEDTRQTFTGHLYANLVARGIHTFRDDEELEKGGDIASDLSRAIKESKIFIIIFSKHFADSKWCLNELVKIIDCMTEKKVVLPVFYHVEPRDVRNQKGSFEDAFSKHAEGADQEKKKTIETWKNALKTAANLSGYHLQNQSEAEFIKRICEDIVTKLNRTPLYMGDNIVGMDFHLKQLKSLIKVEIDEVLMVGIYGIGGIGKTTISKAIYNDISSQFDGSSFLGNVGGKCENDLLKLQKTLLQDILKCERPKFNDINQGITVIKERLRSKRVLIVLDDVDKYMQLENLAGKYGWYGAKSIIIITTKEKYLLEQYEVNVFYEVQKLNHEKSTELFNWWAFKQNTPKTGFESLSNSVVEYADGLPIALKVLGVSLFKKSTEEWESELQKLQEMPNKDVQSVLKVSYDKLDGREKGVFLDIACFFRGKDKNFVSRILGSVAEAVIRNLEDRCLITISENILDMHDLLQQMGRAVVRQEPGKMSRLWDPKDVESVLTRNTGTKAIEGLFVKVSTLNQIQFPANFFAKMRSLRLLKVYDMIVGDLDDFVVDLPKDFEIPSFELRYLHFEGYPLQFLPRNFHAKNLVELDLIGSSIKQLWKENEILDKLKVIDLSYSKDLVEIPNFSSVPNLEILILQGCTRLQSLPRNFHKLEHLRSLSCADCSELKSFPEIKGNMSKLRELNLSGTAIIEVPSSIGRLKALQHLDLSYCKSLRSLSESICNLSSLETLILAGCSNLKGFPEIKYDMENLKRLDLDRTGIEELPSSIGCLKALQHLDLSYCKSLRSLSESICNLSSLETLILAGCSNLKGFPEIKYDMENLKRLDLDRTGIEELPSSIGCLKALQHLDLSYCKSLRSLSESICNLSSLETLILAGCSNLKGFPEIKDDMENLKRLDLTETGIEELPFSIGRLKALQHLDLSFCKSLRSLLESICNLSSLETLILVGCSNLKGFPEIKYDMENLKRPDLGRTGIEELPSSIGRLKALQHLDLSYCKSLRSLSESICNLSSLETLILASCSNLKGFPEIKDMENLKRLDLRKTGIEELPSSIGHLKALKHLDLSWCQNLVNLPESICNLSSLKTLILAGCSNLKGFPEIKDDMENLKRLDLGETGIEELPSSIGHLKALQHLDLSRCKSLRSLPESICNLSSLETLILERCSNLKGFPEIKDDMENLKRLDLGETGIEELPSSIGRLKALQHLDLKCCTELVSLPDSICNLSSLKALDVQECPKLERVEVNLVGSLYLTCWILNQSVIWSSGGDQRVAEVEGEVLNHHVSSLSSLVESCTRDYRDISGDSFHLSALQVLSVGNFSPIQRRILSDIFRQSSLASVSLRNCNLMEEGIPSGFWNLSSLVNLSLSNCSLTEGEILNRICHISSLQNLSLDGNHFSSIPANIIQLSKLRSLCLNHCLKLLQIPELPPSLRVLDVQDCPCLETLSSPSSLLGLSLFKCFESAIEDYDGRFYCQEKVEILMPGNNGIPEWISHKKKGSEIVVELPENWWEDNNFLGFALCSVLEYEEIFEFYFEYYFELTFHHFYPDGNLSESKFRDRGVFSRRRCCNGGESNGVLVAFYPKVAIKNKGWSNEWRHMKASFHGKREKVEECGLHLIYKKQRFQCHQPLASVIE; encoded by the exons ATGGCTTCTAGCAGCTCCTTGAAAGCGTCGTCTTCCACTTCTAATTGTGATGGTTATAATTATCATGtgttcttgagttttagaggtGAAGACACCCGCCAGACTTTCACTGGTCATCTTTATGCTAATTTGGTTGCACGTGGAATTCACACCTTCAGAGATGATGAAGAACTTGAGAAAGGAGGAGATATCGCATCAGATCTCTCGAGAGCTATCAAAGAATcaaagatttttattattattttctcaaaacactTTGCTGACTCCAAGTGGTGTTTGAATGAACTGGTAAAGATCATCGATTGTATGACAGAAAAGAAAGTGGTTTTGCCGGTTTTCTACCATGTGGAGCCAAGAGATGTACGAAATCAAAAAGGAAGTTTTGAAGATGCATTTTCGAAGCATGCAGAAGGTGCAGAtcaagagaagaagaagacaatAGAAACGTGGAAGAATGCCTTGAAGACAGCAGCCAACCTATCTGGATATCATCTGCAAAATCA ATCTGAGGCAGAGTTTATTAAAAGGATTTGTGAAGATATCGTTACAAAATTGAATCGTACGCCTTTATATATGGGCGACAACATAGTTGGAATGGACTTTCATTTGAAGCAGTTAAAATCACTTATAAAAGTTGAAATCGATGAGGTTCTCATGGTTGGTATCTATGGGATTGGTGGAATTGGCAAAACTACCATCTCTAAGGCTATTTATAATGATATCTCGTCTCAATTTGATGGTAGTAGCTTTCTTGGAAATGTTGGGGGGAAATGTGAAAATGATCTACTTAAATTACAAAAGACACTTCTTCAAGATATCTTAAAGTGTGAAAGGCCAAAATTCAATGATATTAACCAAGGAATCACTGTGATAAAGGAAAGGCTTCGATCGAAAAGAGTCCTTATTGTTCTCGATGATGTGGACAAGTACATGCAATTAGAAAACTTGGCCGGAAAATATGGTTGGTATGGTGCAAAAAGTATAATCATCATAACAACTAAAGAGAAATATTTGTTAGAACAATATGAAGTAAATGTATTTTATGAAGTACAAAAATTGAATCATGAAAAATCTACTGAGCTTTTCAATTGGTGGGCCTTCAAGCAAAATACTCCCAAAACTGGATTTGAAAGCCTTTCAAATAGTGTAGTGGAGTATGCTGATGGCCTTCCAATAGCACTTAAAGTTTTGGGTGTTTCTCTCTTTAAGAAGTCAACAGAGGAATGGGAAAGTGAATTGCAGAAACTACAAGAAATGCCTAACAAAGACGTCCAAAGTGTGCTTAAAGTAAGTTATGATAAATTGGATGGTAGAGAAAAAGGGGTATTCTTGGATATTGCATGTTTTTTTAgaggaaaagacaaaaattttgtttcaagaaTATTAGGAAGTGTTGCAGAGGCTGTAATAAGAAATCTGGAAGATAGATGTCTCATTACTATTTCAGAAAACATTTTAGATATGCATGATTTATTACAACAAATGGGTCGGGCAGTTGTTCGTCAAGAGCCTGGAAAAATGAGTAGACTTTGGGATCCTAAAGATGTTGAGAGCGTGTTAACAAGAAATACG ggGACTAAAGCAATTGAAGGACTATTTGTAAAAGTTTCTACATTAAACCAAATACAATTTCCTGCAAATTTTTTCGCGAAGATGAGAAGTCTTAGATTGCTCAAAGTCTATGATATGATTGTGGGTGATTTGGATGATTTTGTGGTGGACCTTCCCAAGGATTTTGAAATTCCTTCCTTTGAGTTAAGATATCTCCATTTTGAGGGATACCCTTTACAATTCTTACCAAGGAATTTTCATGCAAAGAATCTTGTAGAACTTGATTTAATCGGTAGTAGCATAAAACAACTTTGGAAAGAGAATGag attCTTGACAAGTTGAAAGTCATCGACCTTAGTTATTCAAAGGATCTCGTTGAAATCCCAAACTTTTCGAGTGTACCAAATTTGGAGATTCTAATTCTACAAG GGTGCACAAGACTTCAGAGTCTTCCAAGGAATTTTCATAAATTGGAACATCTTCGAAGTCTCTCTTGTGCGGACTGTTCAGAGCTAAAGAGTTTTCCGGAAATCAAGGGAAATATGAGCAAACTAAGAGAGCTTAATTTAAGTGGAACGGCTATTATAGAAGTACCATCCTCAATTGGACGTCTAAAGGCTCTTCAACACCTAGATTTGTCTTATTGCAAAAGCCTAAGAAGTCTTTCGGAGAGCATTTGCAATTTGAGCTCTCTTGAAACTCTCATCTTG GCAGGGTGTTCAAATTTAAAGGGCTTTccagaaatcaaatatgatatgGAAAATCTAAAAAGGCTTGATTTGGATAGAACAGGTATAGAAGAGCTTCCATCCTCAATTGGATGTCTAAAGGCTCTTCAACACCTAGATTTGTCTTATTGCAAAAGCCTAAGAAGTCTTTCGGAGAGCATTTGCAATTTGAGCTCTCTTGAAACTCTCATCTTGGCAGGGTGTTCAAATTTAAAGGGCTTTccagaaatcaaatatgatatgGAAAATCTAAAAAGGCTTGATTTGGATAGAACAGGTATAGAAGAGCTTCCATCCTCAATTGGATGTCTAAAGGCTCTTCAACACCTAGATTTGTCTTATTGCAAAAGCCTAAGAAGTCTTTCGGAGAGCATTTGCAATTTGAGCTCTCTTGAAACTCTCATCTTGGCGGGGTGTTCAAATTTAAAGGGCTTTCCAGAAATCAAAGATGATATGGAAAATCTAAAAAGGCTTGATTTGACGGAAACAGGTATAGAAGAGCTTCCCTTCTCAATTGGACGTCTAAAGGCTCTTCAACACCTAGATTTGTCTTTTTGCAAAAGCCTAAGAAGTCTTTTGGAGAGCATTTGCAATTTGAGCTCTCTTGAAACTCTCATCTTGGTGGGGTGTTCAAATTTAAAGGGCTTTccagaaatcaaatatgatatgGAAAATCTAAAAAGGCCTGATTTGGGTAGAACAGGTATAGAAGAGCTTCCATCCTCAATTGGTCGTCTAAAGGCTCTTCAACACCTAGATTTGTCTTATTGCAAAAGCCTAAGAAGTCTTTCGGAGAGCATTTGCAATTTGAGCTCTCTTGAAACTCTCATCTTGGCGAGTTGTTCAAATTTAAAGGGCTTTCCAGAAATCAAAGATATGGAAAATCTAAAAAGGCTTGATTTGAGGAAAACAGGTATAGAAGAGCTTCCATCCTCAATTGGACATCTAAAGGCTCTTAAACACCTTGATTTGTCATGGTGCCAAAACCTTGTGAATCTTCCGGAGAGCATTTGCAATTTGAGCTCTCTTAAAACTCTCATCTTGGCGGGTTGTTCAAATTTAAAGGGCTTTCCAGAAATCAAAGATGATATGGAAAATCTAAAAAGGCTTGATTTGGGGGAAACAGGTATAGAAGAGCTTCCATCCTCAATTGGACATCTAAAGGCTCTTCAACACCTAGATTTGTCAAGGTGCAAAAGCCTAAGGAGTCTTCCGGAGAGCATTTGCAATTTGAGCTCTCTTGAAACTCTCATCTTGGAGAGGTGTTCAAATTTAAAGGGCTTTCCAGAAATCAAAGATGATATGGAAAATCTAAAAAGGCTTGATTTGGGGGAAACAGGTATAGAAGAGCTTCCATCCTCAATTGGACGTCTAAAGGCTCTTCAACACCTAGATTTGAAATGTTGTACAGAGCTTGTGAGTCTTCCGGATAGCATTTGCAATTTGAGCTCTCTTAAAGCACTTGATGTCCAGGAATGTCCAAAACTGGAGAGAGTGGAGGTGAACCTAGTGGGATCTTTGTATCTAACTTGTTGGATTCTAAACCAAAGTGTAATCTGGTCGAGCGGTGGTGATCAACGGGTCGCCGAAGTGGAAGGAGAGGTCCTTAACCATCATGTTTCCTCCCTGTCATCACTGGTAGAATCATGTACAAGAGACTACAGAGACATCTCCGGTGATAGTTTCCACCTATCTGCACTGCAAGTATTATCCGTAGGTAACTTCAGTCCAATTCAAAGAAGAATCCTCAGTGATATTTTCCGCCAATCTTCATTGGCAAGTGTATCTCTTCGTAACTGCAATCTAATGGAAGAAGGAATCCCTAGTGGTTTTTGGAACCTATCTTCACTGGTAAATTTATCTCTAAGTAACTGCAGTCTAACGGAAGGAGAGATCCTCAATCGTATTTGCCATATTTCATCATTGCAAAACTTATCTCTGGATGGGAACCATTTTAGTAGCATACCTGCCAACATCATTCAGCTTTCTAAACTGAGAAGCCTCTGCTTGAATCACTGCCTGAAGCTTCTACAAATTCCAGAGCTTCCACCAAGTTTACGAGTTCTTGATGTCCAGGACTGCCCATGCCTGGAAACTTTATCAAGTCCCTCAAGTTTACTTGGTTTATCCTTGTTCAAGTGCTTCGAATCAGCAATTGAG GACTATGACGGCAGGTTCTATTGCCAGGAGAAAGTCGAAATTTTAATGCCTGGAAATAATGGAATTCCGGAGTGGATAAGCCATAAGAAAAAAGGATCTGAAATAGTAGTAGAGCTTCCCGAGAATTGGTGGGAGGATAACAACTTTTTGGGATTTGCCTTATGCTCTGTTTTAGAATATgaagaaatttttgaattttattttgaatattattttgaattgacCTTCCATCATTTTTATCCGGATGGTAACTTATCTGAATCCAAGTTCCGGGATCGAGGCGTGTTTAGCCGTAGACGTTGCTGTAATGGTGGTGAATCAAATGGAGTCTTGGTGGCATTTTATCCTAAGGTTGCTATTAAGAATAAGGGTTGGTCAAATGAATGGAGACATATGAAGGCTTCATTTCATGGTAAACGAGAGAAAGTGGAAGAGTGTGGGCTTcatcttatatataaaaaacagAGATTCCAATGCCACCAACCATTGGCCTCGGTTATTGAGTGA